In one window of Bizionia sp. M204 DNA:
- the brnQ gene encoding branched-chain amino acid transport system II carrier protein, protein MNKTKQTFIVAFALFSLFFGAGNLILPPYLGVQAGGNWYLVAFGFALTAVIIPILGIYAHAKLQGTMFDFGKKVSPIFSSVYCVFMYAIAVALPAPRTASVTHEMAIVPFFDSSTLLTSCIYFALVFLFVMNRSRLLSLIGKYLTPLIVIILLIIIGLGIYGGSSETVTTAVSSPFALITSGIFEGYQTFDAIAGVVVGAVIVLSLKTYGEGTFEEKKKLISQAGFIAGFGLFIIYAGLIICGYLLQASFPENATRTEVLTSLSQLTLGNIGTTFLSVLVALACFTTAVGIVTGASDYVSGLFQDSRKAYTITAMLSSVIGVIVGSYNVAFIIDIALPALMFIYPITIVLILLNVLPQKFVSETVFKAVVLVTFIFSIPDFLKFLIPVDNLQGVLNSIPLANHSLGWVLPALIVFLLLNFKNFTTKRLAN, encoded by the coding sequence ATGAATAAAACCAAACAAACCTTTATTGTTGCTTTTGCACTTTTTTCATTATTTTTTGGAGCAGGTAACTTAATTCTGCCGCCATATTTAGGCGTGCAAGCGGGAGGGAATTGGTATTTGGTAGCTTTTGGTTTTGCTTTAACAGCTGTTATAATCCCCATTTTAGGAATATATGCGCATGCTAAATTGCAAGGCACTATGTTCGATTTTGGCAAAAAAGTATCACCCATTTTTAGTTCGGTTTATTGTGTGTTTATGTATGCCATTGCCGTTGCTTTACCTGCACCACGAACAGCTTCTGTAACACATGAAATGGCAATTGTACCATTTTTTGATTCGTCTACCTTACTAACAAGCTGTATTTATTTCGCCTTGGTTTTTCTGTTTGTTATGAATCGCTCGCGCCTTTTAAGTTTAATTGGTAAATATTTAACGCCTCTAATTGTTATCATATTATTAATCATAATTGGTTTAGGAATTTATGGCGGCTCATCAGAAACAGTTACTACGGCTGTTAGTTCACCATTTGCGCTAATAACATCTGGAATTTTTGAAGGCTATCAAACTTTTGATGCTATTGCTGGTGTTGTGGTTGGTGCTGTTATTGTGTTGTCTTTAAAAACGTATGGAGAAGGTACTTTCGAAGAAAAGAAAAAACTAATCTCTCAAGCTGGATTCATTGCAGGCTTCGGACTATTCATTATTTATGCCGGCCTTATAATCTGTGGGTATTTGTTGCAAGCTAGTTTTCCGGAAAATGCAACCCGAACGGAAGTTTTAACCAGTTTAAGTCAATTAACGTTGGGTAATATAGGAACCACTTTTTTGAGTGTTTTAGTCGCTTTGGCATGTTTTACAACTGCCGTTGGTATTGTAACGGGCGCATCTGATTATGTTAGTGGCTTATTCCAGGATTCTAGAAAAGCATATACTATAACTGCTATGTTATCATCCGTAATAGGTGTTATTGTTGGGAGTTATAATGTGGCCTTTATTATTGATATCGCGTTGCCAGCACTTATGTTTATTTACCCTATTACTATTGTGTTGATTCTGTTGAATGTGTTGCCACAAAAATTTGTTTCTGAAACTGTTTTTAAAGCCGTTGTATTGGTCACATTTATTTTCAGTATTCCCGATTTTTTAAAATTTTTAATCCCTGTAGATAATTTACAAGGTGTCTTGAATAGTATTCCGTTAGCAAATCATAGTTTGGGTTGGGTGTTGCCAGCTTTAATTGTATTTCTCTTGTTAAATTTTAAGAATTTTACGACTAAAAGATTAGCGAATTAA
- a CDS encoding alpha/beta fold hydrolase yields MILDYKGTPVFYSDQGKGTPIVLLHGFLENSTMWERLTLELIQTNRVIAIDLLGHGKTGCLGYIHSMELMAEMIHAVLVHLKIDKSIFIGHSMGGYVALAFAEKFPTMILRLCLANSTAKADSPERKINRTRAVIAVKQNHRAFVSMAVTNLFALKNQSLLTDEISHVKKEALKTQQQGIIAALEGMKIRADRTDILKTAIFPKLLIIGRNDTVIPCDDLVKEAEETNTNFVIFPDGHMSYIENEGLFLHEIVHFIE; encoded by the coding sequence ATGATATTAGACTATAAAGGTACTCCTGTTTTTTATTCCGACCAAGGCAAAGGAACACCAATCGTTTTGCTTCATGGCTTTTTAGAAAACAGCACGATGTGGGAACGCTTAACACTTGAACTTATCCAGACCAATCGGGTAATTGCCATTGATTTATTAGGACATGGTAAAACGGGTTGTTTGGGATATATTCATAGCATGGAACTGATGGCAGAAATGATTCATGCGGTTTTAGTTCATTTAAAAATTGATAAAAGTATTTTTATTGGTCATTCCATGGGTGGCTATGTGGCACTAGCTTTCGCTGAAAAATTCCCCACTATGATATTGCGATTATGTTTAGCGAATAGTACGGCAAAGGCAGATAGTCCTGAACGAAAAATAAATAGAACACGTGCTGTAATAGCGGTTAAGCAAAACCACAGAGCTTTTGTTAGTATGGCTGTTACTAATTTATTCGCTTTAAAAAACCAGTCTTTACTTACTGACGAAATTTCTCATGTCAAAAAAGAAGCACTAAAAACACAGCAACAAGGCATAATAGCGGCTCTGGAAGGCATGAAAATTAGAGCTGACCGAACTGATATTCTCAAAACAGCTATATTTCCTAAATTACTAATTATTGGTCGTAATGATACGGTTATTCCATGTGATGATCTTGTAAAGGAAGCCGAAGAGACAAATACTAATTTTGTCATTTTTCCTGATGGACACATGAGTTATATTGAAAATGAAGGTTTATTCCTACATGAAATTGTGCATTTCATCGAATAA
- the thiL gene encoding thiamine-phosphate kinase, with protein sequence MIEDKNQQRTQLENLGEFALIDHLTSNFKITQKSTIKSIGDDAAVLDFGKNQVVVSTDLLVEGVHFDLSYMPLKHLGYKAIMVNLSDIYAMNAMATQVTVSIAVSNRFPLEALEELYEGIHTAANIYGVDVVGGDTTSSTSGLLISVTAIGEVAKGEAVYRSGAKPNDLLVVSGDLGGAYMGLQILEREKAVFKVNPNSQPDLDQYTYIVERQLKPEARKDIITLLKELEVKPTSMIDISDGLSSEILHLCKHSAVGCDLYEDKIPLDPQVISTCEEFNIDSTTVALNGGEDYELLFTIAQEDFPKIQANPNFSVIGFMQEASAGMHLVTRAETKIPLKAQGWKSFNDE encoded by the coding sequence ATGATAGAAGATAAAAATCAACAACGCACCCAATTAGAGAATTTAGGCGAATTTGCTCTAATAGATCATTTGACATCGAATTTTAAAATTACTCAAAAATCAACTATAAAAAGTATAGGTGATGATGCGGCTGTTTTAGATTTTGGTAAAAACCAAGTCGTTGTTTCTACCGATTTATTAGTGGAAGGCGTGCACTTCGATTTAAGTTATATGCCTCTGAAACATTTAGGTTACAAAGCCATTATGGTAAATTTATCGGATATTTATGCTATGAATGCTATGGCAACACAAGTCACAGTTTCCATTGCGGTTTCTAATAGATTTCCGCTAGAAGCCTTGGAAGAGTTATATGAAGGCATTCATACAGCAGCCAATATATACGGTGTGGATGTAGTTGGTGGTGATACGACTTCCTCGACGTCCGGATTATTAATTTCCGTTACCGCAATTGGAGAAGTTGCTAAAGGTGAAGCTGTTTACAGAAGTGGTGCTAAACCGAATGATTTATTAGTGGTTTCAGGAGATTTGGGTGGTGCTTATATGGGATTACAAATTTTAGAACGCGAGAAAGCCGTGTTTAAAGTGAATCCAAACAGTCAGCCTGACTTAGACCAATATACCTATATTGTTGAAAGGCAATTAAAGCCAGAAGCGCGTAAAGATATTATTACTTTATTAAAAGAATTGGAGGTGAAACCAACGTCTATGATTGATATTAGTGATGGATTATCATCTGAAATATTACACTTATGTAAACACAGCGCGGTAGGTTGCGATTTATATGAGGATAAAATCCCTCTAGATCCTCAAGTAATTTCTACCTGCGAAGAATTTAATATAGATAGCACAACTGTTGCTTTAAATGGTGGTGAAGACTATGAATTATTATTCACCATTGCGCAAGAAGATTTCCCTAAAATACAAGCAAATCCTAATTTTAGTGTTATAGGTTTTATGCAAGAAGCTAGCGCTGGCATGCATTTAGTTACGCGTGCTGAAACTAAAATTCCATTAAAAGCTCAAGGTTGGAAGAGTTTTAATGACGAATAA
- a CDS encoding choice-of-anchor B family protein — translation MKHLFKFPLTIKLLFICVLVFSTLQACDDEPVEPIVVVDTDNDGIPDNEDNCPELSNPNQEDANNNGIGDACEDIIIIDTDNDGIPDSEDNCPTIANPNQEDDDNDGIGNACQDTPATTPLFPCENGMAGPYPCNGYDLMSHIPVNIIGEPNAEGNDSWGWTDSTTGKEYALVGTTQGTAFVDVTDPINPIFLGRLASANPGDRGNIWRDVKVYNDYAFIVSEASGYGMQVFDLGRLRNVPNPPETFTADTHYTGFGSAHNIVINEDSGYAYIVGTSRSGTYAGGPLFINIQNPLSPVEEGGFFGYSHDAQVLNYNGPDADYNGQEILIGSNETEVVIVNVTDKANPQIISSIDYTNIGYTHQGWFTDDLQYFILGDETDEQSFGGNTRTIVFDFTDLDNPLFHMDYYGPTAAIDHNGYVKGDTFYIANYTAGVRFVDISGIGNSTMTEVGFFDSYPANNSTSFHGAWNVYPYFASGNIIISDIEGGLFIVRKQN, via the coding sequence ATGAAACACCTTTTTAAATTCCCCCTAACTATCAAACTCTTATTTATTTGCGTTCTTGTTTTCTCAACGCTACAAGCATGTGATGATGAACCTGTAGAACCAATTGTTGTTGTAGATACCGATAACGACGGTATTCCCGACAATGAAGATAATTGTCCTGAATTATCAAATCCAAATCAAGAAGACGCCAATAACAATGGAATTGGTGATGCCTGTGAAGATATTATCATCATAGACACAGATAACGATGGTATTCCAGACAGTGAGGATAACTGTCCAACTATAGCCAATCCAAATCAGGAGGATGATGACAATGATGGTATTGGAAACGCCTGTCAAGACACCCCTGCTACTACGCCATTATTTCCTTGTGAAAATGGTATGGCTGGACCTTACCCATGTAATGGCTATGACTTAATGAGTCATATTCCCGTTAACATTATCGGTGAACCTAATGCCGAGGGTAACGATTCTTGGGGCTGGACAGATAGCACAACAGGTAAGGAATATGCACTTGTTGGCACCACACAAGGAACAGCATTTGTGGATGTTACAGACCCGATAAACCCTATATTTTTAGGCCGTTTAGCTTCTGCTAATCCTGGTGACAGAGGCAATATTTGGCGCGATGTTAAAGTGTATAATGATTACGCTTTTATTGTTAGTGAAGCTAGTGGTTATGGTATGCAAGTTTTTGATTTAGGTCGATTGCGTAATGTGCCAAATCCGCCAGAAACGTTTACAGCCGATACCCATTATACAGGTTTTGGAAGCGCTCATAATATTGTTATTAATGAAGATTCTGGTTATGCCTACATTGTAGGAACTAGCCGAAGTGGAACCTATGCGGGAGGCCCTTTATTCATTAATATTCAGAATCCGTTAAGCCCTGTTGAAGAAGGTGGCTTTTTTGGATATTCTCATGATGCACAAGTTCTAAACTACAATGGTCCAGATGCCGATTATAACGGTCAAGAAATTTTAATTGGAAGCAATGAAACTGAAGTTGTAATAGTAAATGTAACAGACAAAGCAAATCCTCAAATTATTTCTAGTATTGACTATACCAATATAGGCTATACTCATCAAGGTTGGTTTACGGATGATTTACAATATTTCATTTTAGGAGATGAAACTGACGAACAAAGTTTTGGTGGTAATACGCGAACCATTGTCTTTGATTTTACAGATTTAGACAACCCGTTGTTTCACATGGATTATTATGGACCAACAGCTGCAATTGACCATAATGGCTATGTAAAGGGCGATACATTTTATATTGCTAATTACACAGCAGGCGTTCGATTTGTAGATATTTCCGGAATTGGTAATAGCACCATGACCGAAGTTGGCTTCTTTGATTCTTATCCAGCGAATAATAGCACTAGTTTCCATGGTGCCTGGAACGTATACCCTTATTTTGCTAGTGGCAATATTATTATTAGCGATATTGAAGGTGGCTTATTTATAGTAAGAAAGCAAAATTAA
- a CDS encoding MbnP family protein: MKKAISILMLTFVIFSCGEDNDDLLTPVQTKAAITFNFTHNWDATAINSSNIQTETVTNAHGEIMNMTSLRYLVSRFELTNQNGDIYSLNGYKFTDLSNETTYNFSPDNSIIPIGTYTLKFIWGFNETDNRDGAYPDLNSASWNWPEMLGGGYHFMQLDGMYNVNTTPMPYNFHNGTARVSADVFEQNFAEIMLPTPITITNNATIEIKMNIAEFFKNPNTWDLNVLDTSLMPNYDAQKMMQANVNTVFSIGNITQ; encoded by the coding sequence ATGAAAAAAGCAATTTCAATATTAATGTTAACTTTTGTTATTTTTTCCTGTGGTGAAGATAATGACGATCTCCTAACGCCTGTCCAAACCAAGGCTGCAATTACATTTAATTTTACCCATAATTGGGATGCTACGGCTATAAATAGTAGCAATATTCAAACTGAAACCGTGACAAACGCGCATGGTGAAATTATGAATATGACAAGTTTGCGCTATCTGGTTTCACGATTTGAACTAACAAATCAAAACGGCGATATTTATAGTTTAAATGGGTATAAATTTACTGATTTATCCAATGAAACAACCTATAATTTTTCACCTGACAACAGCATAATTCCAATTGGAACTTACACCTTAAAATTTATTTGGGGTTTTAATGAAACAGATAATAGAGATGGTGCTTATCCCGACTTAAATAGTGCATCTTGGAATTGGCCAGAAATGCTAGGTGGCGGTTATCACTTTATGCAGCTAGATGGCATGTATAATGTAAACACAACCCCAATGCCATATAATTTTCACAATGGCACAGCACGTGTAAGCGCAGATGTTTTTGAGCAAAATTTTGCCGAAATAATGCTACCAACACCAATCACAATTACAAATAATGCTACCATTGAGATAAAAATGAATATTGCTGAATTTTTCAAAAACCCAAATACTTGGGATTTAAATGTTCTTGACACCTCATTAATGCCAAATTACGATGCGCAAAAAATGATGCAAGCCAATGTTAATACCGTGTTTTCTATTGGAAACATCACGCAGTAA
- a CDS encoding cytochrome-c peroxidase has protein sequence MKTALTYTLLIFCIFITSCSKDDSNEYVNKPTAQPLAIPPLFAQFIINPVIPIDNPQTVEGVALGKKLFFDPLLSANNTQACATCHSPQNAFSDNSQFSTGIDGILGNRNSMPLFNLAWNYDEQFFWDGRVFSLEHQALVPVEDPVEMHNTWETVVTRLQQHPEYPNLFNNAFGEGVITKEKATKALAQFERTLISANSKFDKYLLGEATLTPQETNGLNVFMDETRGDCFHCHGNPNNPLWTDNMFHNNGLDATITDLGLGAVTGDPADNGKFKSPSLRNLAFTGPFMHDGRFATLDDVINHYSEGLQNSPTIDPLMKKVAQGGVQLSAQDKADLKAFLLTLSDPSFINNPAFQN, from the coding sequence ATGAAAACAGCATTAACATACACACTTTTAATTTTCTGTATTTTTATTACGTCTTGTAGTAAAGATGATTCAAACGAATATGTTAATAAGCCAACGGCCCAACCTTTGGCTATTCCACCATTATTTGCGCAATTTATAATCAACCCTGTAATTCCCATTGATAATCCGCAAACTGTGGAGGGTGTTGCTCTTGGTAAAAAATTATTTTTTGACCCCTTACTGTCCGCTAATAACACACAAGCATGTGCAACGTGCCATAGCCCACAAAATGCCTTTTCAGATAATTCTCAATTTAGCACAGGTATTGACGGTATTCTTGGGAACAGAAATTCCATGCCACTCTTTAATTTAGCTTGGAATTATGACGAACAATTCTTTTGGGATGGTCGCGTTTTCAGTTTGGAACACCAAGCGTTAGTTCCTGTAGAGGATCCCGTAGAAATGCATAATACATGGGAAACCGTTGTTACAAGATTACAACAACATCCTGAATATCCAAATCTATTTAATAATGCATTCGGTGAAGGCGTGATTACCAAAGAAAAAGCTACCAAGGCTTTAGCGCAATTTGAGCGCACACTCATTTCGGCCAACTCAAAATTTGACAAATATTTGCTAGGTGAGGCTACGTTAACACCTCAAGAAACCAACGGTTTAAATGTTTTTATGGATGAAACCCGAGGCGATTGCTTTCACTGTCATGGCAATCCCAACAACCCGTTATGGACCGATAATATGTTTCATAATAACGGTTTGGATGCCACAATTACCGATTTGGGACTTGGAGCCGTAACAGGAGATCCCGCTGACAATGGCAAATTCAAATCGCCTTCCTTACGTAATTTAGCATTTACCGGGCCATTTATGCACGATGGTCGTTTTGCAACCTTGGATGATGTTATTAATCATTATAGTGAAGGCTTACAAAATTCACCAACCATTGATCCGTTGATGAAAAAAGTAGCACAAGGTGGTGTGCAGCTTTCTGCTCAAGACAAAGCCGATTTAAAGGCTTTTTTACTGACTTTATCAGACCCTTCCTTTATTAATAATCCAGCATTTCAAAATTAA
- a CDS encoding iron-sulfur cluster assembly accessory protein encodes MIKVSETAKKKVVELMTEDGYNAVTDYVRVGVKSGGCSGLSYDLKFDKDQVDGDKVFEDNGVKIIIDKKSFLYLIGTTLEYSGGLNGTGFVFNNPNANRTCGCGESFSL; translated from the coding sequence ATGATAAAAGTATCTGAAACAGCAAAAAAGAAGGTCGTTGAATTAATGACTGAAGATGGCTATAATGCGGTAACCGACTATGTACGTGTTGGTGTAAAAAGCGGCGGCTGCTCTGGTTTATCTTACGATTTAAAATTTGACAAAGACCAGGTTGATGGCGATAAAGTTTTTGAAGATAATGGTGTAAAAATCATTATTGATAAAAAAAGCTTTTTATACCTCATTGGAACCACCCTAGAATATTCTGGCGGATTGAATGGTACTGGTTTTGTTTTTAATAATCCCAATGCAAATAGAACGTGTGGTTGTGGTGAAAGTTTTTCACTATAA
- the sufB gene encoding Fe-S cluster assembly protein SufB has protein sequence MSKYTEDDLREELKTKEYEYGFYTDIQSDTFPVGLNEDVVRAISKRKEEPEWMTEWRLEAFRVWQDMIEPEWANVHYQKPDFQAISYYSAPNSKPKYDSLDEVDPELLETFKKLGISIDEQKKLANVAMDVVVDSVSVATTFKKTLGEKGIIFMSISEAIQKHPELVKKYLGTVVPQKDNFYAALNSAVFSDGSFCYIPKGVRCPMELSTYFRINQAGTGQFERTLVIADEGSYVSYLEGCTAPSRDENQLHAAVVELIALDDAEIKYSTVQNWYPGNAEGKGGVFNFVTKRGICEKNAKISWTQVETGSAVTWKYPSCILKGDNSVGEFYSIAVTNNHQQADTGTKMIHLGKNTKSTIISKGISAGNSQNSYRGLVQISSRAENARNFSQCDSLLMGNECGAHTFPYIEAKNKTAIIEHEATTSKIGEDQIFYCNQRGIDTEKAIALIVNGFSKEVLNKLPMEFAVEAQKLLEISLEGSVG, from the coding sequence ATGAGTAAATATACAGAGGACGATTTAAGAGAAGAATTAAAAACCAAGGAATACGAATACGGTTTCTACACAGATATCCAATCCGATACATTTCCTGTTGGTTTGAATGAAGATGTTGTTCGTGCTATTTCAAAACGAAAAGAAGAGCCGGAATGGATGACGGAATGGCGTTTAGAAGCCTTTCGCGTTTGGCAAGACATGATAGAACCTGAATGGGCAAACGTTCATTACCAGAAACCCGATTTTCAAGCCATCTCCTACTATTCTGCTCCTAATAGCAAGCCTAAATATGACAGTTTAGATGAAGTGGATCCAGAATTACTGGAAACCTTTAAAAAATTAGGCATATCTATCGATGAGCAAAAAAAATTAGCCAACGTGGCCATGGATGTTGTTGTGGATTCGGTTTCAGTAGCAACAACCTTCAAGAAAACTTTAGGAGAAAAAGGTATAATTTTTATGAGTATTTCGGAAGCCATTCAAAAGCATCCAGAATTAGTCAAAAAATATTTAGGAACCGTTGTTCCACAAAAAGATAATTTTTATGCCGCTTTAAATTCAGCCGTATTTAGTGATGGTTCTTTCTGTTATATTCCAAAAGGCGTTCGTTGTCCAATGGAATTATCAACCTATTTCAGAATTAACCAAGCTGGAACAGGTCAGTTTGAAAGAACCTTAGTTATTGCAGACGAAGGCAGTTATGTAAGTTACTTAGAAGGTTGTACAGCTCCAAGTCGTGATGAAAACCAACTTCACGCCGCCGTTGTAGAACTTATTGCATTGGATGATGCCGAAATAAAATATTCAACCGTACAAAACTGGTATCCAGGAAATGCGGAAGGCAAAGGCGGTGTTTTTAACTTTGTAACCAAACGTGGAATTTGCGAGAAAAATGCTAAAATATCTTGGACACAGGTAGAAACAGGATCGGCTGTAACGTGGAAGTATCCAAGTTGTATTTTAAAAGGTGATAATTCTGTAGGTGAATTTTACTCAATAGCAGTAACAAATAACCATCAACAAGCAGATACGGGAACCAAGATGATTCATTTAGGAAAGAATACCAAATCCACCATTATTTCCAAAGGTATTTCTGCTGGAAATTCACAAAACTCATATAGAGGATTAGTTCAAATTAGCTCCCGAGCAGAAAATGCACGAAATTTTTCACAATGTGATAGTTTATTAATGGGTAATGAATGTGGCGCACACACCTTCCCATACATTGAAGCTAAAAATAAAACGGCCATTATAGAACACGAAGCAACCACGAGTAAAATTGGTGAAGACCAAATATTTTATTGCAACCAACGTGGTATAGATACTGAAAAAGCCATTGCACTTATAGTAAATGGGTTTAGTAAAGAGGTATTAAATAAACTCCCAATGGAATTTGCTGTAGAAGCTCAAAAACTATTGGAAATTAGTTTAGAAGGTTCCGTGGGATAA
- the sufC gene encoding Fe-S cluster assembly ATPase SufC produces the protein MLKITNLHASVNDKAILRGINLEVNPGEVHAIMGPNGSGKSTLASVIAGKEEYEVTDGTISLGDAVIDDLAAEERAHKGIFLSFQYPVEIPGVSVTNFIKTAINETRKAKGLEDMPAKDMLKLIREKAEMLEIDRKFLSRSLNEGFSGGEKKRNEIFQMAMLEPKLAILDETDSGLDIDALRIVANGVNKLKSKDNAVIVITHYQRLLDHIVPDFVHVLHEGRIVKTGGKELAHELEEKGYDWIKEEVNA, from the coding sequence ATGTTAAAAATAACAAATTTACACGCAAGTGTTAACGATAAAGCCATTTTAAGAGGCATCAATTTAGAAGTAAACCCAGGTGAAGTTCACGCTATTATGGGTCCTAACGGATCTGGTAAAAGTACACTAGCTTCGGTAATTGCAGGAAAAGAAGAATACGAAGTAACAGATGGCACCATTTCTTTAGGAGATGCTGTCATTGATGATTTAGCCGCTGAAGAGCGCGCACATAAAGGTATTTTCTTATCCTTTCAATACCCTGTTGAAATTCCAGGTGTTTCCGTTACCAATTTCATTAAAACAGCCATTAATGAAACACGTAAAGCTAAAGGCCTTGAAGATATGCCTGCCAAAGACATGCTGAAATTAATTCGTGAGAAAGCAGAAATGCTAGAAATTGATAGAAAATTTTTATCACGTTCATTAAACGAAGGGTTTTCTGGTGGTGAGAAAAAACGTAACGAAATTTTTCAAATGGCAATGCTGGAACCTAAATTGGCTATTTTAGATGAAACCGATTCAGGATTAGATATTGACGCCTTACGTATTGTAGCTAATGGTGTAAACAAGCTTAAGAGCAAGGATAATGCCGTAATAGTTATTACGCATTACCAACGTTTATTGGATCATATTGTTCCAGATTTTGTTCATGTATTACACGAAGGCCGCATTGTAAAAACAGGTGGAAAAGAGTTAGCCCATGAGCTTGAAGAAAAAGGTTACGACTGGATTAAAGAAGAAGTAAACGCATAA
- the sufD gene encoding Fe-S cluster assembly protein SufD, producing the protein MELKDKLVSSFMVLEDRLDIDSPVHDIRSEAIKTFETNGFPGKKDEAWKYTSLKSVLKHDYSVFPKQENALDYQDVKKYFIHDIDTYKIVFVDGKYSSYLSETTHEGIDVCLMSSALNKPKYRLIIENYFNKIATKDSVTSLNTAFSQEGAYIHIPKNKLVAKPIQIIHFATGNESALMLQPRNLIVVDENSHVQIIERHQSLTENPVLTNSVTEIYANKRAIVDYYKIQNDNEHASLIDSTFINQKRESHASVHTFSFGGKLTRNNLNFYQNGERIDSTLKGITIIGNKQHVDHNTLVHHIEPNCESHQDYKGIFADSSTGVFNGKVLVDKEAQKTNAFQANNNILVSDKASINTKPQLEIFADDVKCSHGCTIGQLDESAMFYMRSRGIPEKEAKALLMFAFSNNVMSSVKIPEIKERITKIIANKLGVNIGFDL; encoded by the coding sequence ATGGAATTAAAAGATAAATTAGTATCCTCATTTATGGTATTGGAAGATCGACTTGATATCGATTCACCAGTGCATGATATTAGAAGTGAAGCAATAAAAACATTCGAAACGAACGGATTCCCTGGCAAAAAGGATGAGGCATGGAAGTACACCTCATTAAAAAGTGTCTTAAAACATGATTATAGCGTATTTCCAAAACAGGAAAATGCATTAGATTATCAGGATGTTAAAAAATATTTTATCCATGATATTGATACCTATAAAATTGTATTTGTGGACGGAAAATATTCGTCGTATTTATCTGAAACAACACACGAAGGTATTGATGTTTGTCTCATGTCATCAGCTTTAAACAAGCCTAAATACCGCTTAATTATTGAAAATTATTTCAATAAAATAGCAACTAAAGATAGTGTTACTTCTTTAAATACCGCTTTTTCACAAGAAGGTGCTTATATTCATATTCCAAAAAATAAATTGGTTGCAAAACCTATCCAAATTATCCATTTTGCTACTGGAAACGAATCGGCTTTAATGTTACAGCCTCGAAATTTAATTGTGGTGGATGAAAATTCGCATGTGCAAATTATCGAGCGCCATCAAAGTTTAACAGAAAATCCTGTTTTAACCAATAGCGTAACGGAAATCTACGCCAACAAACGTGCAATTGTTGATTATTATAAAATTCAAAATGACAATGAGCATGCATCATTAATTGATAGCACTTTCATTAATCAGAAGCGCGAAAGTCATGCCTCTGTACACACCTTTTCGTTTGGCGGAAAATTAACGCGTAACAATCTGAATTTTTATCAAAACGGGGAACGTATTGATTCTACATTAAAAGGCATTACAATTATTGGCAATAAGCAACATGTAGATCACAACACATTGGTGCATCATATTGAACCAAATTGCGAAAGTCACCAAGATTATAAAGGTATTTTTGCAGATAGTTCAACCGGCGTTTTTAATGGAAAAGTACTTGTGGACAAAGAAGCGCAGAAAACCAATGCGTTTCAGGCCAACAACAACATTCTAGTGAGCGATAAAGCTAGTATCAATACCAAGCCACAATTAGAGATTTTTGCTGACGATGTTAAATGCTCACACGGTTGTACCATTGGTCAATTGGATGAAAGCGCTATGTTTTACATGCGTTCTCGTGGAATTCCCGAAAAGGAAGCTAAAGCATTACTTATGTTTGCTTTTAGTAATAACGTAATGAGCTCGGTAAAAATCCCTGAAATAAAGGAACGTATTACCAAAATTATTGCCAATAAATTAGGCGTAAATATTGGTTTCGATTTGTAG